A part of Pseudobacteroides sp. genomic DNA contains:
- a CDS encoding PilZ domain-containing protein, which produces MDVSQVMALLRPGLFVRVQTSQNNSWSMNTFLRVNRDSLIMPVTQDLLASSVLINDFVKCKFNMGKSIITLTCMVEDISLALPQTIKLKAIKIDVFQDMRESARYDASYFCKIIGIDENFEYIGIINDLSESGTAIICKDQINMNANIRLVFTAFGSMNFSGFAQIARNKKTLDYKIEYGLKFFNLTEDEKQQILVIIKQEKIKMESNFARFCSNYGLSAIY; this is translated from the coding sequence TTGGATGTATCACAGGTAATGGCTTTATTACGACCAGGACTTTTTGTAAGGGTGCAGACAAGCCAGAACAATTCCTGGTCTATGAATACATTTTTAAGAGTGAATAGGGATTCTCTTATCATGCCCGTTACTCAAGATTTGCTGGCTTCCTCGGTTTTGATAAATGATTTTGTAAAATGCAAATTTAATATGGGTAAGAGTATAATAACCCTGACTTGCATGGTGGAAGATATATCCTTAGCTCTTCCTCAAACAATAAAATTAAAGGCAATAAAGATAGATGTGTTTCAGGATATGAGAGAATCGGCCAGATACGATGCAAGTTATTTTTGCAAGATTATAGGAATTGATGAGAATTTTGAATATATCGGAATAATAAATGATTTAAGCGAGTCCGGGACTGCTATAATATGCAAGGATCAAATAAATATGAATGCCAACATAAGACTTGTGTTTACAGCTTTTGGTTCCATGAATTTCAGTGGTTTCGCACAAATAGCAAGAAATAAAAAAACTTTGGACTACAAAATAGAATATGGGCTAAAGTTTTTTAACCTTACTGAGGATGAAAAACAGCAGATTCTTGTAATAATAAAGCAAGAAAAAATAAAGATGGAGAGCAACTTTGCAAGGTTTTGCTCAAATTATGGGTTGAGTGCCATCTACTAG